One window of Halorubrum sp. CBA1229 genomic DNA carries:
- a CDS encoding plastocyanin/azurin family copper-binding protein, protein MDHTVTAYEEEVPDEAAYFASGGFESERAARNRVTEGLIAPGENYEHTFEEPGTYGYFCIPHESSGMVGTVRVR, encoded by the coding sequence ATCGATCACACGGTCACAGCGTATGAAGAGGAGGTTCCAGACGAGGCCGCGTACTTCGCAAGTGGTGGCTTCGAATCAGAGCGTGCTGCGAGGAATCGGGTCACCGAGGGGCTCATCGCTCCGGGCGAGAACTACGAGCACACGTTCGAGGAACCTGGAACGTACGGGTACTTTTGTATCCCACACGAGAGTTCGGGGATGGTCGGGACAGTTCGAGTAAGATAA
- a CDS encoding TMEM165/GDT1 family protein, translating into MTPFLEIVVIAAIAQLTVLPGEKVQFIIAGLSTRFKPLLVVAAAGTAFAGWTVLEILFGQALQQALPGVVLDGITAALFLLFAVLLVRSAPGGHNVPVESGTQTDGGVVGTRITDINPEFEAFGYTIGGQLGEFLTIFAIMAAGEFGDKTQLVTIGLAAQYGASAAIWAGEMLVIIPVSLANAYFFHTFSHRFDVRKAHYAGAALFAFFGVDTVLGIATGPEAVFGHNSLWEAIVSAASDALLTVV; encoded by the coding sequence ATGACGCCGTTTCTGGAGATCGTCGTAATCGCGGCCATCGCGCAGCTCACCGTCCTGCCGGGCGAGAAGGTCCAGTTCATCATCGCCGGGCTCTCGACCCGGTTCAAGCCACTGCTGGTCGTCGCGGCGGCCGGGACGGCGTTCGCGGGCTGGACCGTCCTCGAGATCCTGTTCGGTCAGGCGCTCCAGCAGGCGCTCCCGGGCGTCGTCCTCGACGGGATTACGGCGGCGCTCTTCCTGCTGTTCGCGGTGTTACTCGTCCGGTCAGCCCCTGGTGGGCACAACGTCCCAGTCGAGAGCGGCACACAGACGGACGGTGGCGTCGTCGGGACACGGATCACGGACATCAACCCGGAGTTCGAAGCGTTCGGCTACACGATCGGCGGGCAGCTGGGCGAGTTCCTCACCATCTTCGCGATTATGGCAGCCGGGGAGTTCGGCGACAAGACACAACTCGTCACCATCGGGCTGGCGGCACAGTACGGGGCTAGTGCTGCCATCTGGGCAGGCGAAATGTTGGTCATTATACCGGTAAGCCTTGCGAATGCGTACTTCTTCCACACGTTCTCACACCGCTTCGACGTCCGGAAGGCCCACTACGCCGGGGCGGCACTGTTTGCGTTCTTCGGGGTGGACACGGTTTTAGGGATAGCAACCGGCCCGGAAGCGGTGTTCGGTCACAACAGCCTCTGGGAGGCAATCGTCAGCGCCGCTTCGGATGCGCTCCTCACAGTCGTGTGA
- a CDS encoding metal-dependent transcriptional regulator: MLSAIMEDYLKAIYYLQDETDERVRTSTLAEHMDVEQPSVTSMVKKLAERDFVHYEPYKGVVLTDTGIPIALEIIRHHRLLERYLTERLEYDWAEVHDEADRLEHHISNQFADRIAEQLGNPAVDPHGDPIPTADLDVSPLQSGETLADQQVGDKVRIERVPDNDPDLLRYLSEHEITPTTVVEIVETTSFGMVTLVPDGTDERVALPEEVARSITAQTLAGSSN, translated from the coding sequence ATGCTGAGCGCCATCATGGAGGACTATCTCAAAGCGATCTATTACCTCCAAGACGAAACGGATGAACGGGTGCGGACCTCGACACTCGCTGAGCATATGGACGTAGAACAACCCTCAGTCACCAGTATGGTGAAAAAATTGGCCGAGCGCGATTTTGTTCATTACGAACCTTACAAGGGCGTTGTACTCACAGACACTGGAATTCCTATTGCTCTCGAAATTATTCGCCATCATCGGCTCTTAGAACGATACCTGACGGAGCGCCTCGAGTATGATTGGGCCGAAGTACACGACGAAGCAGATCGCCTCGAACACCATATCAGCAATCAATTCGCTGATAGAATTGCAGAGCAGTTAGGGAATCCGGCAGTTGACCCGCATGGCGACCCGATTCCCACGGCGGACCTGGACGTTTCACCGTTACAATCCGGTGAAACACTCGCTGATCAGCAGGTCGGCGACAAGGTTCGAATCGAACGGGTGCCAGACAATGACCCAGATCTACTCCGGTACCTGTCTGAACACGAGATTACCCCAACAACTGTAGTCGAAATTGTTGAGACCACCTCATTTGGGATGGTGACGCTTGTTCCCGATGGCACCGACGAACGAGTTGCACTCCCAGAGGAAGTGGCCCGATCCATAACCGCTCAAACGCTCGCGGGGTCTTCAAACTAA
- a CDS encoding multicopper oxidase domain-containing protein, which translates to MPSIDYSSAADVTKRLEERLVESLTGETSVSRRTVLGGLGVAGSAAVGLGSSRAAASSDHDDEGEHGNFGAVGEYRDLDFDPHEFLTAFNTGESGQDNVPQQVYEEDGQTVREFEFTAVDTTITIAPGIEFSAWAYNGQVPGPTIRAVEGDLIRVKFTNLGRHAHTIHPHLKNLNPRMDGIPQNGPGVLDTGESFTYEWLAQPAGTHFYHCHSLPLKEHIHRGLYGTIIVDPDPERVRENPREYVNYPGPITDDFREQLVEEAKSRNHEYAENDAVNEMVMVMNSFDTNFDGGNEVYAANTRAFGYGVGDTDGNGNWTAGETKRPIQIDKNERQRVYLSNATEFDLINSFHTHSQFFDYYDHGTTLTPTNKTVDTIMQCQAQRGIIEIDYSDHEPGLYMFHAHQSEFAELGWMSFFEVV; encoded by the coding sequence ATGCCATCGATAGATTACAGTAGCGCAGCAGACGTCACAAAACGACTTGAAGAGCGACTGGTGGAATCACTCACTGGTGAAACGAGTGTCAGTCGCCGCACGGTCCTCGGCGGGCTCGGTGTTGCCGGGAGTGCAGCAGTCGGACTCGGGAGCTCCCGAGCAGCTGCCTCGTCCGATCACGACGATGAGGGTGAACACGGTAACTTCGGTGCAGTGGGCGAATACCGGGATTTGGATTTCGACCCCCACGAATTCCTCACTGCGTTCAATACCGGAGAGAGCGGACAGGATAACGTTCCCCAACAGGTCTACGAAGAGGACGGCCAAACCGTACGGGAATTCGAGTTCACTGCCGTCGACACGACGATCACGATTGCGCCGGGCATCGAGTTCTCGGCGTGGGCGTACAACGGCCAGGTGCCGGGCCCGACGATCCGTGCCGTCGAGGGCGACCTCATCCGCGTGAAGTTCACGAACCTGGGACGACACGCGCACACGATCCATCCACACCTGAAGAACCTCAACCCGCGAATGGATGGGATTCCACAAAACGGGCCTGGCGTTCTCGATACGGGTGAGTCATTCACGTACGAATGGCTCGCCCAACCCGCCGGCACGCACTTCTATCACTGCCACTCACTCCCGCTGAAAGAGCACATCCACCGCGGACTCTACGGCACGATCATCGTCGATCCGGACCCCGAACGCGTTAGGGAGAATCCACGCGAGTACGTCAACTACCCGGGCCCGATTACCGACGACTTCCGAGAGCAGCTCGTCGAAGAGGCGAAGAGCCGGAATCACGAGTACGCCGAAAACGACGCCGTCAACGAGATGGTGATGGTGATGAACTCGTTCGACACCAACTTCGACGGCGGTAACGAGGTCTACGCGGCGAATACACGGGCATTCGGATACGGAGTCGGTGACACCGACGGTAACGGCAACTGGACGGCGGGTGAGACGAAACGCCCCATCCAGATCGACAAGAACGAACGCCAGCGCGTGTACCTCTCCAATGCAACGGAGTTCGACCTCATTAACTCGTTCCACACGCATTCGCAGTTCTTCGACTACTACGACCACGGAACGACGCTGACGCCGACGAATAAGACCGTGGACACGATCATGCAATGCCAGGCGCAGCGTGGTATCATCGAGATCGACTACTCTGACCACGAGCCCGGGCTGTACATGTTCCACGCCCATCAGTCGGAGTTCGCCGAACTGGGCTGGATGAGCTTCTTCGAGGTGGTATAA
- a CDS encoding metal-dependent transcriptional regulator produces the protein MSPSPVVEDTLKTIYHLQQEEDPPVATSAIADRLDKAQATVTSTLDRLEAQGLIAREPYQGSELTDDGETVAVEVLRHHRLLETYLADHLDYPWEQVHEEADRLEHHISEEFERRLAETLENPRRDPHGDPIPGEDLEPPNQDPMTPLSACEVGDRVTITRVSDRDEDDLAYLADVGITPGTAVRIVDVAPFGMITLDVDDTEQAIPEGVATSIRVTHLNDADDPAGVEHRGDA, from the coding sequence ATGTCTCCGAGTCCAGTTGTCGAGGATACCCTCAAAACGATCTACCATCTCCAGCAGGAGGAGGATCCACCGGTTGCGACATCCGCTATCGCCGACCGTCTCGACAAGGCACAGGCGACGGTCACGAGTACGCTCGACCGACTTGAAGCGCAGGGACTGATCGCACGCGAACCGTACCAAGGAAGCGAACTCACTGACGACGGCGAAACCGTTGCAGTCGAAGTACTCCGGCATCACCGGCTCCTCGAAACCTATCTGGCCGACCACCTCGATTACCCTTGGGAGCAGGTCCACGAAGAAGCCGACAGACTCGAACACCACATCAGCGAGGAATTCGAACGCCGGCTCGCCGAGACGCTTGAGAATCCTCGGCGAGACCCCCACGGCGATCCAATTCCAGGTGAAGATCTAGAGCCACCGAATCAGGACCCGATGACACCCCTGTCAGCCTGTGAGGTCGGCGATCGAGTGACCATCACTCGCGTCAGTGATCGCGACGAGGATGATCTTGCGTACTTGGCCGACGTCGGGATCACGCCAGGAACGGCGGTCCGTATTGTCGATGTCGCCCCGTTCGGCATGATTACTCTGGATGTCGACGACACTGAGCAAGCCATTCCCGAAGGGGTTGCGACGTCAATCCGCGTGACCCATCTGAACGACGCCGACGACCCGGCGGGCGTCGAGCACCGGGGTGACGCATGA
- a CDS encoding metal transporter, producing the protein MADKTEDSTTDGGVSAETETTQPLGLPKWVSAVLPIVLLVLVLGVFAFTSPLAGVQSGTPLPDVTITHTTLPSDETVVLHVTNNGPESVTISQVLVDEAYWNFQVEGAGGDQTLAPMESAQIVIPYHWNPGWDLGVTLVLSDGATFHNTIVAPSQSPGFSLGLLGTLAVIGLFVGVIPVALGMLWFPYIKTMSDRWLHAVLLFAAGVLGFLAFDAGFEAFELAERIPGAYEGNLLVVFGIFGALLLVQAISAWREGRVAAGDSRASSGLWIAYLVAIGIGLHNLAEGLAIGSSFALGRVSLGAFLVIGFMLHNVTEGPAVVAPVARGERPSLKHFAALGVIAGAPVILGGWIGSLAYSPTIGAFFLAIGVGAILQVDWEIARMVRDAGGRVASATNLLAFLFGLAIMYVTDLFVVL; encoded by the coding sequence ATGGCGGATAAGACAGAAGATTCGACGACGGACGGTGGTGTATCAGCCGAAACCGAGACCACACAGCCGCTCGGCCTTCCGAAATGGGTCAGTGCGGTCCTCCCGATCGTGTTGCTCGTACTCGTCCTGGGTGTGTTCGCATTCACGTCACCGCTCGCCGGAGTTCAGAGCGGCACACCGCTTCCCGACGTGACGATCACACATACGACCCTTCCGAGCGACGAAACGGTCGTCTTGCACGTGACGAACAACGGGCCCGAATCTGTGACGATATCACAGGTCCTCGTCGATGAGGCCTACTGGAATTTTCAGGTCGAAGGAGCTGGTGGCGACCAAACACTCGCCCCGATGGAAAGCGCACAGATCGTGATTCCGTATCACTGGAATCCGGGGTGGGACCTCGGAGTCACCCTCGTCCTCTCTGACGGAGCCACGTTCCACAACACGATCGTCGCGCCGAGTCAATCACCCGGGTTTAGCCTCGGGCTGCTCGGGACGCTTGCAGTCATCGGGCTGTTCGTGGGCGTGATCCCAGTCGCATTAGGGATGCTGTGGTTCCCCTACATCAAGACGATGAGCGATCGGTGGCTGCACGCCGTGCTCCTGTTTGCGGCCGGCGTACTGGGCTTCTTGGCGTTCGACGCCGGGTTCGAAGCGTTCGAGCTCGCCGAGAGGATTCCAGGCGCATACGAGGGCAACCTCTTGGTCGTCTTCGGGATATTCGGCGCACTATTACTCGTACAGGCGATCAGTGCGTGGCGTGAGGGCCGTGTCGCCGCTGGTGATAGTCGGGCGAGTAGCGGTCTCTGGATCGCCTATCTGGTCGCGATAGGAATCGGCCTGCACAACCTTGCGGAAGGACTTGCTATCGGGAGTTCGTTCGCACTCGGGCGCGTCTCGCTCGGTGCGTTCCTCGTGATCGGGTTCATGCTCCACAACGTGACGGAAGGTCCGGCTGTCGTCGCGCCGGTCGCCCGCGGAGAACGCCCGTCGCTCAAGCACTTCGCCGCACTCGGGGTGATCGCCGGCGCACCCGTCATCCTCGGTGGCTGGATCGGTAGTCTTGCATACTCGCCGACGATCGGTGCCTTCTTCCTCGCAATCGGGGTTGGTGCAATCCTACAGGTTGACTGGGAGATCGCGCGAATGGTTCGCGATGCCGGCGGTCGCGTAGCCAGCGCCACGAACCTGCTCGCGTTCCTGTTCGGCCTCGCCATCATGTACGTGACCGATCTCTTCGTTGTCCTCTAA